Proteins from one Deltaproteobacteria bacterium genomic window:
- the mnhG gene encoding monovalent cation/H(+) antiporter subunit G, which yields MVTDIICAAFMIIGTAFMFLGCLGILRMPDLLTRMQTATKPPTLGVFCLMVSATFYFPEIGVTIRVLAITLFVFLTAPVSAHMIGRAGYQVGVKFWKGTVMDELKDKYRGTSIDS from the coding sequence ATGGTGACTGACATCATCTGCGCCGCGTTCATGATCATCGGCACCGCCTTCATGTTCCTGGGGTGCCTGGGCATCCTGCGCATGCCGGACCTGCTCACCCGCATGCAGACCGCCACCAAGCCCCCGACCCTGGGCGTGTTCTGCCTGATGGTGTCGGCGACGTTCTATTTCCCGGAAATCGGCGTCACCATCCGGGTCCTGGCCATCACGCTGTTCGTCTTCCTCACCGCGCCCGTGTCCGCGCACATGATCGGACGGGCCGGCTACCAAGTGGGGGTCAAGTTCTGGAAGGGGACGGTCATGGACGAGCTCAAGGACAAGTACCGCGGCACGTCCATCGACTCGTGA
- a CDS encoding cation:proton antiporter has product MTTLAFVLLGVLSLGIVLAFIRLLRGPNIPDRLVALDLLSTVGVGIAALYAIAYDEPVYLDVAIVLALVAFLGTVTFSRYIEKWAHHGD; this is encoded by the coding sequence ATGACGACCCTGGCCTTCGTTCTGCTGGGCGTGCTGAGCCTCGGCATCGTGCTGGCGTTCATCCGCCTCCTGCGCGGTCCCAACATCCCGGACCGGCTGGTGGCGTTGGACCTGCTCAGCACCGTGGGCGTCGGCATCGCCGCCCTCTATGCCATCGCCTACGACGAGCCGGTGTACCTGGACGTGGCCATCGTGCTGGCGCTGGTGGCGTTCCTGGGGACCGTGACCTTCTCCCGCTACATCGAGAAATGGGCACACCATGGTGACTGA
- a CDS encoding BrnT family toxin, with protein sequence MLDLNRIVGFQWDDGNARKNTDKHGVEQAEAEQVFFNEPWLVVTDVGHSATEIRFHALGKANAGRRLHVTFTLRDNDTRIRVISARDMSRRERARYEQEA encoded by the coding sequence ATGCTTGACTTGAATCGAATCGTCGGCTTCCAATGGGACGACGGGAACGCTCGAAAGAACACCGACAAACACGGGGTTGAGCAAGCGGAAGCGGAACAGGTCTTTTTCAACGAACCGTGGCTGGTCGTTACGGATGTTGGCCACAGCGCGACCGAAATCCGATTTCACGCGCTGGGAAAGGCAAACGCGGGGCGACGGCTCCATGTGACCTTCACCCTACGGGACAATGACACAAGGATACGGGTCATTTCGGCCCGAGATATGAGCCGCAGGGAGCGAGCCCGCTATGAGCAAGAAGCGTAA
- a CDS encoding BrnA antitoxin family protein, with protein MSKKRKTVPTFESEATERAFWESHDSTDYVDWSQAERVRLPNLKPSSKAISLRLPVDLLERIKTAANKRDVPYQSLIKIWLSEKVDAG; from the coding sequence ATGAGCAAGAAGCGTAAAACGGTGCCTACTTTCGAAAGCGAGGCGACGGAGCGTGCTTTCTGGGAGAGCCACGACTCCACCGACTACGTGGACTGGAGCCAAGCGGAGCGCGTCCGTCTTCCCAATCTGAAACCCTCGAGTAAGGCTATTTCGCTGAGGTTGCCGGTAGACCTGCTCGAGCGGATCAAGACTGCGGCGAACAAACGGGACGTTCCCTATCAGTCCCTGATCAAGATATGGTTGTCCGAAAAGGTGGACGCCGGGTAG
- a CDS encoding LLM class flavin-dependent oxidoreductase: MGIGIGIGFTGWPFGEPNPEAFWSTVDLAETLAIDSLWLSDRVVSETLSLEPVVALSWVAARTRKMKFGTSVMALPLRNPTVLAKELATLDFLSGGRLLLAVGLGRDDDTELQACGIHRSERAGRTEEMVHLLRALWAGNNVSFEGEYYRLEDVSIQPKPAQAEPPIWVGGRSGPAFRRTARLADGWLASQMVPAEVESAVARIRKHAADYGRRIDDDHFGVLFNYCFAKDSEEAARIARPYALRNRTDVEFTETSALGTADDITAAIQRFIDAGASKFVARPACPPAAIHDQLRRLGTEIIPRFA; this comes from the coding sequence ATGGGAATCGGTATCGGCATTGGTTTCACCGGATGGCCCTTCGGAGAGCCCAACCCCGAGGCGTTCTGGAGCACCGTGGACCTGGCGGAAACCCTGGCGATCGACTCGCTGTGGCTGAGCGATCGCGTGGTGTCGGAAACCCTGAGCCTCGAGCCCGTTGTGGCGCTCTCGTGGGTGGCCGCGCGCACCCGCAAGATGAAGTTCGGCACCAGCGTCATGGCCCTCCCGCTGAGGAACCCCACCGTGCTGGCCAAGGAACTCGCCACCCTGGACTTCCTGTCGGGCGGACGCCTGTTGCTGGCCGTGGGCCTCGGCCGCGACGACGACACCGAGCTTCAGGCCTGCGGCATTCACCGCTCCGAGCGCGCCGGCCGCACCGAGGAAATGGTGCACCTCCTGCGCGCGCTGTGGGCCGGGAACAACGTCAGCTTCGAGGGGGAGTACTATCGCCTCGAGGACGTCTCCATACAACCCAAGCCCGCCCAGGCGGAGCCGCCCATCTGGGTCGGCGGACGGAGCGGCCCCGCCTTCCGCCGCACCGCCCGCCTGGCCGACGGCTGGCTGGCCTCCCAGATGGTGCCCGCGGAGGTGGAGAGCGCCGTCGCGCGCATCCGCAAACACGCCGCCGACTACGGCCGCCGCATCGACGACGACCATTTCGGCGTGCTCTTCAACTACTGCTTCGCCAAGGACTCGGAGGAAGCCGCCCGAATCGCCCGCCCCTACGCCCTGCGCAATCGCACCGACGTGGAGTTCACCGAAACTTCCGCCCTGGGAACCGCCGACGACATCACCGCCGCCATCCAGCGCTTCATCGACGCCGGCGCCTCCAAGTTCGTCGCCCGCCCCGCCTGCCCTCCCGCCGCCATCCACGACCAGCTCCGCCGCCTCGGCACGGAGATCATCCCGCGGTTCGCGTAG
- a CDS encoding calcium/sodium antiporter: MIYLELAGGFVLLMGGAEFVLRGAVQLARRLGVSPLVIGLTVVAYCTTMPELLVSLEAAVRGAPGIAIGNIVGSNICNLLLILGAAACVCPMAVNPREVRFEGAVVVGVAALFITLGMTGSLSRVDGVLLLACLVAFTVISVRRARRNPPEAETEMDATDRPVWMTVGTLAIGLGFVVVGSHLLVEGAIGLARLLGVSEAVIGVTVVAVGTSLPELATAVVSAYRGHSEVAVGNVLGANIFNLLAIGGLVATVHPLDVPPHLLHLAIWTMLGATVALISWLAFRGRLGRLAGVLCLAVYTVYVAMEYGPLANV, from the coding sequence ATGATTTATCTCGAACTGGCCGGTGGCTTCGTCCTGCTCATGGGCGGGGCGGAGTTCGTGTTGCGGGGCGCGGTGCAGCTTGCGCGGCGCCTGGGCGTCTCGCCCCTGGTCATCGGGCTCACCGTGGTGGCCTATTGCACCACCATGCCGGAGCTGCTGGTGAGCCTGGAAGCGGCCGTTCGCGGGGCGCCCGGCATCGCCATCGGGAACATCGTCGGCAGCAATATCTGCAACCTGCTGCTGATCCTCGGTGCGGCGGCCTGCGTCTGTCCGATGGCGGTCAACCCGCGCGAGGTGCGCTTCGAGGGGGCCGTCGTCGTGGGAGTGGCGGCGCTCTTCATCACGCTCGGGATGACCGGCAGTCTGAGCCGGGTGGACGGCGTGCTGCTGCTGGCCTGCCTCGTCGCCTTCACCGTGATTTCGGTCCGCCGGGCCCGGCGCAATCCCCCCGAGGCGGAGACAGAAATGGATGCCACGGACCGGCCGGTCTGGATGACTGTCGGCACGCTTGCCATCGGTCTCGGCTTTGTCGTCGTCGGATCGCACCTGCTGGTGGAAGGCGCCATCGGGCTCGCGCGCCTGCTGGGTGTGTCGGAGGCGGTCATCGGCGTGACGGTGGTGGCCGTCGGCACCTCGCTGCCGGAGCTCGCCACGGCGGTGGTTTCCGCCTACCGCGGCCATTCGGAGGTAGCCGTCGGCAACGTGTTGGGCGCCAACATCTTCAACCTCCTTGCCATCGGCGGCTTGGTGGCGACCGTCCATCCGCTGGACGTTCCGCCGCATCTGCTCCACCTCGCCATCTGGACGATGTTGGGCGCGACCGTCGCGCTGATCTCATGGCTGGCGTTTCGCGGGCGGCTTGGACGTTTGGCGGGCGTGCTCTGCCTCGCCGTCTACACCGTGTATGTCGCCATGGAATACGGTCCGCTCGCCAACGTCTGA